One genomic segment of Ferrimonas sp. YFM includes these proteins:
- the sbcB gene encoding exodeoxyribonuclease I → MTDGPSLLWHDYETWGANPSSDRPAQFAAIRTDLDLNPIGEPIELFCKLPADYLPSPEAMFVTGITPQRANRLGEVEAQFIAKVEAEMAKPGTCTVGYNSIRFDDEVTRYTLYRNFHDPYAREWQNGNSRWDIIDLVRACYALRPEGIEWPLREDGNPSFKLEHLTAANGLDHGNAHDAVSDVQATIALAKLIKEAQPKLYDWFFGLRRKQAVAKLVDVLAMKPLLHVSSRFPASQGCTTLVMPMAWHPENRNAVVVVDLHQDVTPLIEWSAEQLKERLYTPSRELNEGDLRVPVKLLHFNKSPFIAPAATLEDAQAERLGLDKQRCRDNYKLLRSHHQQVREKLTALYSEEWASDDSRDVDQQLYGGFFSDSDRSQMELIRTTAPEHLAALNPQFSDPRLAPLFFRFRARNFPQTLSEQEQKRWHNHCQERINDPEYVMRLEQLVETHQQDETKMALLKALYHHLQSL, encoded by the coding sequence ATGACCGACGGCCCAAGCCTGCTGTGGCACGACTATGAAACCTGGGGTGCCAACCCTTCCTCCGATCGCCCGGCGCAGTTCGCTGCCATCCGCACCGACCTGGATCTCAATCCCATCGGCGAGCCCATAGAGCTGTTCTGCAAACTGCCCGCAGATTACCTGCCCTCCCCGGAAGCGATGTTTGTCACCGGCATCACCCCTCAGCGGGCCAACCGCCTGGGTGAGGTTGAGGCGCAGTTTATCGCCAAGGTGGAAGCGGAGATGGCCAAGCCTGGCACCTGCACCGTCGGTTACAACTCCATCCGTTTCGATGATGAGGTAACCCGATACACCCTGTATCGCAACTTCCATGATCCCTATGCCCGGGAGTGGCAAAACGGCAACAGCCGCTGGGACATCATCGATCTGGTTCGCGCCTGTTACGCGCTGCGTCCCGAAGGCATAGAGTGGCCCTTGCGCGAAGACGGCAACCCCAGCTTCAAGCTGGAGCATCTGACCGCCGCCAACGGCCTGGATCACGGCAATGCCCACGATGCGGTGTCCGACGTTCAGGCCACCATCGCCCTGGCCAAGCTGATCAAAGAGGCTCAGCCCAAGCTGTACGACTGGTTCTTTGGCCTGAGGCGTAAGCAGGCGGTGGCCAAGCTGGTGGATGTGCTGGCGATGAAGCCCCTGCTCCATGTCTCCTCACGCTTCCCCGCCAGCCAGGGCTGCACCACCCTGGTGATGCCCATGGCCTGGCACCCGGAGAACCGCAACGCCGTGGTGGTGGTGGACCTGCATCAGGACGTCACCCCACTGATCGAATGGAGTGCCGAACAGCTCAAGGAGCGGCTGTACACCCCAAGTCGTGAACTCAATGAAGGTGACCTGCGGGTGCCGGTGAAACTATTGCACTTCAACAAGAGCCCCTTCATCGCCCCGGCGGCCACCCTGGAAGATGCCCAGGCAGAGCGGCTGGGACTGGATAAGCAGCGCTGTCGTGACAACTACAAGCTTTTGCGCAGCCACCATCAGCAGGTTCGGGAGAAGCTCACCGCCCTCTACAGCGAAGAGTGGGCCTCGGACGACAGCCGGGATGTGGACCAGCAGCTGTACGGCGGCTTCTTCTCCGATAGCGACCGCAGTCAGATGGAGCTCATCCGCACCACGGCGCCGGAGCACCTGGCGGCGCTCAACCCTCAGTTCAGCGACCCCAGGCTGGCCCCGCTGTTCTTCCGTTTCCGGGCCCGCAACTTCCCGCAGACCCTGTCCGAGCAGGAGCAGAAACGCTGGCACAACCACTGCCAGGAGCGGATCAACGACCCCGAGTACGTGATGCGACTGGAGCAGTTAGTGGAGACGCATCAACAGGATGAGACCAAGATGGCGTTACTGAAAGCGCTCTATCATCATCTCCAATCGTTGTAA
- a CDS encoding DUF3488 and transglutaminase-like domain-containing protein — MVAEFPQAAFRQTLGWLLLTQQMMVVHLIGILPDWALAIANLALAWRLAIFLGKVPPPRPWVLFLISLMVLLSLVPLYLGEGLAITLSVMIALAYSLKSLEVRSRRDILVLTLVGFFLISLSLIPQQSPLKLASALALFTLNITVLLSLHSSSSARSNLGTTLRLALFSLPMTLLLYLLVPRVDPLWHQGVRPGAQTGLSDTLSLGEIAELTQSTEMAFNASFELRPPQELLYFRVWIHNLYDGRTWHGARPYPLDAITATRAEEGHLYRISHWYSGVRLPTLAMSQGLSPGMRPLGDGLWQGRIQQDQVLSWRPRAIPAAPAAITEALMLPASGNPRARQLGESLKGLSQREIVHRVLRRFRDNPFHYTLSPPATGPNEIDDFLFDTQAGFCGHYAGAMVFVLRAAGIPARLVTGYQGGRWLGDSNRLQVRQLNAHAWVEYWLPAQGWIRTDPTNMVAPDRVQILGEQRLAQWWGLSGWLKESAPVRTLGAWADSLNALWHQQVSGFDRLSQQQWLSQWLGKLSVQNLMLLAAAIVLTTLLIHLKLARMLTPPRLPAPELLLWRWLSKRLSRLGAQPGPATSVSQLVAMTRHHCPPASLPVRLLQRLFYRLRYADLPPGKRRLLRLAMWRQFLKLRRALKAEVGSGSAMEIR, encoded by the coding sequence ATGGTCGCTGAATTCCCGCAGGCAGCCTTCCGCCAAACTCTGGGGTGGCTGCTGCTGACCCAACAGATGATGGTGGTCCACCTGATAGGCATATTGCCGGACTGGGCCCTGGCCATCGCCAACCTGGCCCTGGCCTGGCGACTGGCCATTTTCCTGGGCAAGGTCCCGCCTCCCCGGCCCTGGGTGCTGTTTCTGATCTCACTCATGGTGCTGCTGAGCCTGGTGCCCCTCTATCTGGGGGAGGGGCTGGCCATCACCCTGTCGGTGATGATCGCCCTGGCCTACAGCCTCAAATCCCTGGAGGTGCGCTCCCGGCGCGACATCCTGGTGCTGACCCTGGTGGGCTTTTTCCTCATCTCACTGAGCCTCATCCCTCAGCAATCCCCCTTGAAACTGGCGTCGGCCCTGGCCCTGTTCACCCTGAACATCACCGTGCTGCTGAGCCTGCACAGCAGCAGTTCTGCCCGCAGCAACCTAGGTACCACCTTGCGCTTGGCGCTGTTCAGCCTGCCCATGACTCTGCTGCTCTACCTGCTGGTGCCCAGGGTGGACCCCCTCTGGCACCAGGGCGTGCGCCCCGGGGCACAAACCGGCCTGAGCGACACCCTGTCGCTGGGGGAGATCGCCGAGTTGACCCAGTCCACCGAGATGGCCTTCAACGCCAGCTTCGAACTGCGACCGCCTCAGGAGCTGCTCTACTTCCGGGTGTGGATCCACAACCTCTATGATGGCCGCACCTGGCACGGGGCCCGCCCCTACCCCCTGGACGCCATCACCGCCACCCGGGCGGAAGAGGGTCACCTGTATCGCATCAGTCATTGGTACTCCGGAGTCAGGTTACCCACATTGGCCATGAGCCAGGGACTCTCCCCCGGCATGCGTCCCCTGGGGGATGGGCTGTGGCAGGGCCGGATTCAGCAGGACCAGGTACTGAGCTGGCGACCCAGGGCAATTCCGGCGGCCCCCGCGGCCATCACCGAGGCGCTGATGCTGCCCGCCTCGGGCAACCCCAGGGCCAGGCAGTTGGGAGAATCCTTAAAGGGGCTCAGCCAGCGGGAGATCGTTCACCGGGTGCTGCGCAGGTTCAGGGATAATCCCTTCCACTACACCCTGTCGCCGCCCGCCACAGGGCCCAATGAGATCGATGATTTCCTGTTCGACACCCAGGCTGGATTCTGCGGCCACTATGCCGGTGCCATGGTGTTCGTCCTCAGGGCCGCCGGCATCCCCGCCCGGCTGGTCACCGGCTATCAGGGCGGACGCTGGCTGGGCGACAGCAACCGGCTGCAGGTTCGTCAGCTCAATGCCCACGCCTGGGTGGAGTACTGGCTGCCGGCCCAGGGCTGGATCCGCACTGACCCCACCAACATGGTGGCCCCGGACCGGGTACAGATACTGGGGGAACAACGATTGGCCCAGTGGTGGGGACTCTCAGGTTGGCTGAAGGAGAGCGCACCGGTGCGCACCCTGGGCGCCTGGGCCGACAGCCTCAATGCCCTGTGGCATCAGCAGGTCAGCGGCTTTGACCGCCTCAGTCAGCAGCAATGGCTGAGCCAGTGGCTGGGTAAACTCTCCGTTCAGAACCTGATGCTGCTGGCAGCCGCCATAGTGCTCACCACCCTGCTGATTCACCTGAAACTGGCCAGAATGCTGACCCCACCCAGGCTGCCGGCGCCGGAGCTGCTGCTGTGGCGCTGGCTGTCCAAGCGTCTGAGTCGCCTCGGTGCCCAGCCCGGCCCCGCCACCTCGGTTTCCCAACTGGTGGCCATGACCCGCCACCACTGCCCGCCGGCCTCTCTCCCTGTACGCCTGCTGCAGCGGCTGTTCTATCGCCTGCGCTACGCCGACCTCCCTCCTGGCAAGCGCCGGCTGCTGCGGCTGGCGATGTGGCGTCAGTTCCTGAAGCTGCGCCGGGCCCTGAAAGCCGAGGTTGGCTCGGGCTCTGCGATGGAGATCCGCTAG
- the cdd gene encoding cytidine deaminase, translating into MSTRFADALTQMPEALAEAVAPMLTEHFAGHLSADQLKELSEKSGLSGTELYLALLPIAATLSYAPISNFFVGAIAHGVSGDAYMGANMELVGEALFHSVHAEQSAISHAWLAGERKLVGITVNYSPCGHCRQFMTELNNNEGLTIRLPEQQPQPLTHYLPYAFGPKDLGMEDGLLDGNDHEMVLESDDSLVQRALREANASYAPYSKTPAAIALETDTGRVFVGRYAENAAFNPSLPAMQIALNGMARMGLPFDSIRRAVLVESARGQISFVHSASDALATVSQVKLEVFKAEA; encoded by the coding sequence ATGAGTACCCGTTTTGCCGACGCGTTGACTCAGATGCCCGAAGCCTTGGCGGAGGCGGTAGCCCCCATGTTGACCGAGCATTTTGCCGGTCACCTGTCCGCCGATCAGCTGAAGGAGCTCAGTGAGAAATCCGGCTTAAGCGGCACCGAGCTGTACCTGGCTCTGCTGCCCATCGCCGCGACACTCTCCTACGCGCCCATCTCCAACTTCTTTGTTGGTGCCATCGCCCATGGGGTGTCTGGCGACGCCTATATGGGCGCCAACATGGAGCTGGTAGGGGAAGCCCTGTTCCACTCCGTTCACGCCGAACAATCCGCCATCAGCCACGCCTGGCTGGCGGGCGAGCGTAAACTGGTGGGGATCACCGTTAACTACTCTCCCTGCGGCCACTGTCGTCAGTTCATGACCGAACTGAACAACAACGAAGGCCTGACCATCCGTCTGCCCGAGCAGCAACCCCAGCCTCTGACCCACTACCTGCCCTACGCCTTCGGGCCCAAGGACCTGGGTATGGAAGATGGCCTGCTGGACGGCAACGACCATGAAATGGTGCTGGAGAGTGACGACTCCCTGGTGCAACGTGCCCTGCGTGAGGCCAACGCCTCCTACGCCCCCTACTCCAAGACTCCGGCGGCCATCGCCCTGGAGACGGATACCGGCCGGGTGTTTGTGGGTCGTTATGCCGAGAACGCCGCCTTCAATCCCAGTCTGCCAGCGATGCAGATCGCTCTGAACGGCATGGCTCGTATGGGACTGCCCTTCGACAGCATCCGCCGCGCCGTGCTGGTGGAGAGTGCTCGGGGTCAGATCAGCTTTGTTCACAGCGCCAGCGATGCTCTGGCCACAGTCAGCCAGGTGAAACTTGAAGTTTTCAAAGCGGAAGCTTAA
- a CDS encoding transglycosylase SLT domain-containing protein has product MGWIARTLVLVSALLSAHIWADTTQRDAFEQAMNAIDSGDQAEYHLLRKQLKAYPLAPYLEYEYRTTQMSKLTTQQAVEILANLANTPLYDSFKHRFLVQAGKRKRWESFVAISPQPPRSTDLRCYYYRAKRTLGEPDLAWEGADQLWLTPKSLPEACTPLLNEWRKAGRRTNELIWQRMLLTFDARQGQRLAYLNTLLKGEWKSRGERLVRLYRYPREVRNQGSIKRYPQAPQMAAAALKRLARSDAKYALKQYFNWQGELGDQEAQVRREIIRSALGDNIWTEQLASLMEQYPEDDLIIRRTRQLIGNGDWAQINLWLSRIQDVEADDWRYWRARALEELGLEQEAMAAYRELTKERSYYGFLVSQRLGQPYSLNTTLPSPSVQASDKVARLPALLRITELMALDRLPEARAEWRWQLLRVTKEEQHALTALADEMGWHFLTVQGTITAKAWNAIPWRFPAAYNDEFNRQGKHWQLDPALLRAIARRESALYPRARSGANAYGLMQLLPSTAKETARRIGTSYQGRSQLYDPGYNIRLGSAYINQLLERYDGNRILATAAYNAGPHRVSRWLKRSDGNLATDQWVETIPFKETRDYVKAVLSYQLIYNDLLGTPGLLLSEEELSRRY; this is encoded by the coding sequence ATGGGTTGGATTGCCCGGACGCTGGTACTGGTATCGGCTCTGCTGAGCGCCCACATCTGGGCAGACACGACGCAAAGAGACGCCTTCGAACAGGCGATGAACGCCATCGACTCCGGAGATCAGGCTGAGTATCACCTGCTGAGGAAACAGCTTAAAGCCTACCCCCTGGCCCCCTATCTGGAGTATGAATATCGCACCACCCAGATGAGTAAGCTGACCACCCAGCAGGCGGTGGAGATCCTCGCCAACCTCGCCAACACCCCTCTGTACGACAGTTTCAAGCACCGGTTCCTGGTGCAGGCAGGAAAGCGCAAGCGCTGGGAGAGCTTTGTGGCCATCAGTCCTCAGCCGCCACGAAGCACCGACCTTCGATGCTACTACTATCGCGCCAAACGCACCCTGGGAGAGCCCGACCTTGCCTGGGAGGGCGCCGACCAGCTTTGGTTGACCCCCAAGAGCCTGCCCGAAGCCTGCACCCCGCTGCTGAACGAGTGGCGTAAAGCCGGACGCAGAACCAATGAACTGATATGGCAGCGGATGCTGCTGACCTTCGACGCTCGTCAGGGGCAACGACTGGCCTACCTCAACACCCTGCTCAAGGGAGAGTGGAAAAGCCGCGGCGAGCGCCTGGTGCGCCTCTACCGCTACCCCAGAGAGGTGCGCAATCAGGGCAGCATCAAGCGCTACCCTCAGGCTCCGCAGATGGCCGCCGCGGCGCTGAAACGGCTGGCACGCTCTGACGCCAAGTACGCCCTCAAGCAATACTTCAACTGGCAGGGTGAACTGGGAGATCAGGAAGCCCAGGTTCGACGGGAGATCATCCGCAGCGCCCTGGGCGACAACATCTGGACGGAACAACTGGCCAGCCTGATGGAGCAATATCCCGAGGATGACCTGATCATCCGCCGCACCCGTCAGCTCATCGGCAACGGCGACTGGGCGCAAATCAACCTGTGGCTGTCGCGGATTCAGGATGTGGAAGCGGACGACTGGCGCTACTGGCGCGCCCGGGCCCTGGAGGAACTGGGGCTTGAGCAGGAAGCGATGGCCGCGTACCGGGAGCTGACCAAGGAGCGCAGCTACTACGGCTTCCTGGTGTCCCAACGCCTGGGACAGCCCTACAGCCTGAACACCACACTGCCCAGCCCCTCAGTACAGGCCAGTGACAAGGTCGCCCGGCTGCCTGCCCTGCTGCGCATCACCGAGCTGATGGCCCTGGACAGACTGCCTGAGGCCAGGGCCGAGTGGCGTTGGCAACTGCTCAGAGTCACCAAGGAGGAGCAGCATGCCCTGACCGCCCTGGCCGATGAGATGGGCTGGCACTTCCTGACGGTCCAGGGCACCATCACCGCCAAGGCCTGGAACGCCATCCCCTGGCGCTTCCCCGCCGCCTACAACGACGAGTTCAACCGTCAGGGCAAGCACTGGCAACTGGACCCGGCGCTGCTTCGGGCCATCGCCCGGCGGGAGAGCGCCCTCTACCCCAGGGCTCGTTCCGGCGCCAACGCCTATGGTCTGATGCAGCTGCTGCCCTCGACCGCCAAGGAGACCGCCCGGCGCATTGGCACCTCCTACCAGGGCCGCAGTCAGCTCTATGATCCGGGGTACAACATTCGGCTGGGCAGTGCCTACATCAATCAGCTGCTGGAACGCTATGACGGCAACCGCATCCTGGCCACCGCCGCCTACAATGCCGGCCCCCATAGGGTCAGCCGCTGGCTGAAACGCTCCGACGGCAACCTGGCCACCGACCAGTGGGTGGAAACCATCCCCTTCAAGGAGACCCGGGACTATGTCAAAGCGGTACTGAGTTACCAGCTGATCTACAACGACCTGCTGGGCACCCCAGGCCTGTTGCTCTCCGAGGAGGAGCTGAGCCGCCGCTACTGA
- the rmuC gene encoding DNA recombination protein RmuC — protein MTLEPLTLGLLGLTTLLGLILGWALQLGPRRRAEQDATALEVTAANQREQLEKLESQLQGKEALLNDLHGALAQSRAKEEGVRQQLQQALQSEKRLSMEFENLANRIFDTQSRRLTEANHSQLGAVLNPLQQQLDGFRKQVQESYTSETRERFALKHQLEDLKALNLRMSEDALNLTRALKGDNKAMGNWGEVVLARLLSQSGLREGHEYDTQAALKQEDGKRYQPDVVVHLPDDKDVVIDSKVSLVGYERFFNAEEDAEREQGMREHLASIRGHIKGLAEKDYHKLKGIRTLDYVLMFIPVEPAFIAAIESDPDLVNFALERNILLTSPTNLMVALRTINNLWRFEHQSRNAQEIAGQAGKIYDKLVGFSDDLLKVGRALETAQGSYDKAVNKFSSGRGNLLRQAEQMKQLGATTSKQPQAALLEDALNPTLDEAAGE, from the coding sequence ATGACTCTGGAACCCCTTACCCTTGGCCTGCTGGGCCTCACCACTCTGCTGGGACTGATTCTGGGTTGGGCCCTGCAACTCGGTCCCCGCCGACGTGCGGAGCAGGACGCCACCGCCCTAGAGGTCACCGCCGCCAACCAGAGAGAACAGCTGGAGAAGCTGGAATCCCAGCTGCAGGGCAAGGAAGCGCTTCTCAACGACCTCCACGGCGCCCTGGCTCAAAGCCGGGCCAAAGAGGAGGGCGTGCGCCAGCAACTGCAACAGGCGCTGCAGAGCGAGAAGCGGCTGAGCATGGAGTTTGAAAATCTGGCCAATCGCATCTTCGACACCCAGAGCCGCCGCCTCACCGAAGCCAACCACAGCCAGCTGGGCGCCGTGCTCAACCCCTTGCAGCAGCAGCTGGACGGATTCCGCAAACAGGTGCAGGAGAGCTACACCAGTGAGACCCGTGAGCGTTTCGCCCTGAAACATCAGCTTGAAGATCTCAAGGCCCTGAACCTGCGTATGAGTGAAGACGCCCTCAACCTGACCCGTGCCCTGAAAGGGGACAACAAGGCGATGGGCAACTGGGGCGAGGTGGTGCTGGCCCGCCTGCTGAGTCAGAGTGGCCTGCGCGAAGGCCACGAGTACGACACCCAGGCCGCCCTGAAGCAGGAGGATGGCAAACGCTATCAACCCGATGTGGTGGTTCACCTGCCGGACGACAAAGATGTGGTGATCGACTCCAAGGTCTCCCTCGTCGGCTATGAACGCTTCTTCAATGCGGAAGAGGACGCCGAGCGTGAGCAGGGGATGCGCGAACACCTGGCCAGCATCCGCGGCCACATCAAGGGACTGGCAGAGAAGGACTATCACAAGCTCAAAGGGATCCGCACCCTGGACTATGTGCTGATGTTCATTCCGGTGGAGCCGGCCTTCATCGCCGCCATCGAGTCGGACCCGGACCTGGTAAATTTCGCCCTGGAGCGGAACATTTTGCTGACCAGCCCCACTAACCTGATGGTAGCCCTTCGCACCATCAACAACCTGTGGCGTTTCGAGCACCAGAGTCGCAACGCCCAGGAGATCGCCGGTCAGGCGGGCAAGATCTACGACAAGCTGGTGGGCTTCTCCGACGATCTGCTCAAGGTGGGACGAGCCCTGGAAACCGCTCAGGGCAGCTACGACAAGGCGGTCAACAAGTTCTCCTCCGGGCGTGGCAACCTGCTGCGTCAGGCGGAACAGATGAAACAGCTGGGTGCCACCACCAGCAAACAGCCTCAGGCGGCTCTGCTGGAGGACGCCCTCAACCCCACCCTGGACGAGGCAGCGGGGGAGTAA
- a CDS encoding DUF58 domain-containing protein: MKIPKFWQPPEIQASPNARLEHNDILILPSRFGIFYLALAGVLFVFGSNYQNNLILILSFLMFSLFSSCLLICFRNLSGLSLRFQPGRSGFAGEQVGFPLELASDRARHALTLSLDKGAQQRLQLLVTPGQRLELGTLGKRRGRLLPGRVRVSSHYPLGLCRVWAHIRPEVGCWVWPSPTPPDRSIPAVSSPSQTSQWQELDGLCPWQPGHSLSRMDWKQLARQRGKMLKQFNDNNNQAFWLELNPGHGDLEQHLSQLTGAALHCQQQGVPFGLRGPHMEIPPGLDGNHLGRILDSLAGVPHGR; the protein is encoded by the coding sequence ATGAAGATCCCCAAATTCTGGCAGCCCCCTGAGATCCAGGCCTCCCCCAACGCGCGGCTGGAACACAACGACATACTGATTCTGCCCTCTCGATTTGGCATCTTTTACCTTGCCCTGGCCGGGGTGCTGTTCGTCTTTGGCTCCAACTACCAGAACAATCTGATCCTGATCCTCTCCTTCCTGATGTTCAGCCTGTTCAGCTCCTGCTTGCTTATCTGCTTTCGCAACCTGTCCGGGCTCTCCCTGAGGTTTCAGCCTGGCCGTTCCGGCTTTGCCGGTGAGCAGGTGGGGTTCCCCCTGGAACTGGCCAGCGACCGGGCGCGCCATGCCCTGACCCTCAGCCTGGACAAGGGGGCACAGCAGAGGTTGCAACTTCTGGTCACGCCGGGGCAACGACTGGAGCTGGGCACACTGGGAAAACGGCGCGGCCGGCTGCTGCCCGGCAGGGTGCGAGTCAGCAGTCACTATCCCCTGGGCCTGTGCCGGGTCTGGGCCCACATCAGGCCAGAGGTCGGATGCTGGGTCTGGCCCAGCCCGACCCCACCCGACCGGTCCATCCCGGCAGTCTCCTCCCCCTCCCAGACCAGCCAATGGCAGGAGCTTGATGGCCTGTGCCCCTGGCAACCCGGCCACAGCCTCTCACGGATGGACTGGAAACAGCTGGCCAGACAGCGCGGCAAGATGCTCAAACAATTCAATGACAACAACAATCAGGCCTTCTGGCTGGAGCTCAACCCTGGCCACGGCGATCTGGAGCAGCACCTGAGTCAGTTGACCGGCGCGGCACTGCACTGTCAGCAGCAGGGGGTCCCCTTCGGACTCCGGGGGCCTCATATGGAGATCCCCCCAGGCCTGGATGGCAATCACCTGGGCCGGATTCTCGACAGCTTGGCCGGGGTGCCTCATGGTCGCTGA
- a CDS encoding LysR family transcriptional regulator, with product MSDCLTWRRLRRLSLFDLEVFLLLSQKLNSNQVAESLGILPSKVSRTLSGLREVFDDPLFVRRQHGFEPTAVAVGLYPQVDALLEVARAIPGRRSAQQAEGKRPQIRVAVPTIFAPGLLHFLKSRAESKGQELDVAVVPGVNGPGRVGEGQQIDLAVYCAFSPWKEGDSKRICQSIHTRVVAVRDHPIWDRISELHLALLDYPFVVTEVPNFNEGRDPIEDYALSLGRTLEVEARVASLPDLVNVLSEGKAYSFIGGYSCKEYLESHPDLVTSRLPYSFLQQVRRLFHGPSAELGVYLYRNEAANCPEWLEAALCEFVSQNVGR from the coding sequence ATGAGTGACTGTCTGACCTGGCGCCGGCTGCGGCGGTTAAGCCTGTTCGATCTGGAGGTGTTTTTGCTGCTCAGCCAAAAACTCAACTCCAACCAAGTGGCTGAATCTCTGGGGATATTGCCCTCCAAAGTCAGCCGCACCCTGAGCGGATTGAGGGAGGTGTTTGACGACCCTCTGTTTGTTCGTCGTCAGCACGGCTTTGAGCCCACGGCTGTGGCGGTGGGCCTGTATCCCCAGGTCGATGCCCTGCTGGAGGTCGCCCGGGCGATCCCCGGTCGGCGCAGTGCACAGCAGGCAGAGGGAAAGCGACCACAGATCCGGGTGGCCGTCCCGACAATCTTTGCTCCTGGGTTGCTGCACTTCCTCAAGTCTCGGGCGGAGTCCAAAGGTCAGGAGCTGGATGTGGCCGTTGTGCCAGGGGTTAACGGCCCGGGAAGGGTTGGAGAGGGGCAGCAGATTGATTTGGCGGTGTACTGTGCCTTCAGCCCCTGGAAGGAGGGGGACTCCAAGCGCATCTGCCAGAGCATCCACACTCGGGTGGTGGCGGTTCGGGATCACCCAATCTGGGACAGAATATCGGAGCTGCACCTGGCGCTGCTGGATTACCCCTTTGTGGTGACCGAGGTGCCCAATTTTAACGAGGGCCGTGACCCCATAGAGGACTATGCACTGTCCTTGGGGCGAACCCTGGAGGTTGAGGCCAGGGTGGCGTCACTGCCGGACCTGGTCAATGTGTTGTCCGAAGGCAAGGCATACAGCTTCATTGGCGGCTACAGCTGCAAAGAGTATCTGGAGTCACACCCGGACCTGGTGACCTCCCGGCTTCCCTACAGCTTTCTGCAGCAGGTGAGACGGTTGTTTCATGGGCCATCGGCGGAGCTGGGGGTCTACCTGTACCGCAATGAGGCCGCGAATTGTCCTGAGTGGCTGGAGGCTGCCCTGTGTGAGTTTGTCAGCCAAAACGTGGGCCGGTGA
- a CDS encoding AAA family ATPase, whose protein sequence is MVQSLDPVLGQLQQVVLDKPREIRLALACLIARGHLLIEDLPGMGKTTLSQALATTLGLSHQRVQFTADMLPADLTGFSIFSSESQEFRFHPGPLFSQVVLADEVNRASPKTQSALLEAMAEHQVSCDGTTRTLPDPFFVIATQNPQEQSGTFPLPESQLDRFMMRLSLGFPSIESEKLLLRGDHLADRVRELPALLSAADLSQMQQRADAVAVAEPVLDYLLELVQHSRDNSEGLLPLSPRCSRALLAASRAWALMDGRSFAVPDDVQAVFAAVAGHRLASGERGSSGAQRLLDRVNPIR, encoded by the coding sequence ATGGTGCAGAGCCTGGACCCCGTTCTCGGTCAGCTACAACAGGTGGTGCTGGATAAACCCAGAGAGATCAGGCTGGCACTGGCCTGCCTCATCGCCCGTGGCCACCTGCTTATCGAGGATCTGCCCGGGATGGGGAAAACCACCCTGTCCCAGGCCCTGGCCACCACCCTGGGGCTGAGCCATCAACGGGTGCAGTTCACCGCAGACATGCTGCCGGCGGATCTCACCGGTTTCTCCATCTTCTCGTCGGAGTCCCAGGAGTTTCGCTTCCACCCCGGCCCTCTGTTCAGCCAGGTGGTGCTCGCCGATGAGGTGAATCGCGCCAGCCCCAAGACTCAGAGTGCCCTGCTCGAAGCCATGGCGGAACACCAGGTCAGCTGTGATGGCACCACTCGCACCCTGCCCGACCCCTTCTTCGTCATCGCCACCCAAAATCCCCAGGAGCAATCCGGCACCTTTCCCCTGCCCGAATCTCAGCTGGACCGCTTTATGATGAGACTCAGCCTGGGCTTTCCCAGTATCGAGTCGGAGAAATTGCTGCTGCGCGGCGACCACCTGGCGGACAGGGTGCGGGAGCTCCCCGCTCTGCTCAGTGCCGCGGATCTGAGCCAGATGCAGCAGCGTGCCGACGCGGTGGCCGTTGCCGAGCCTGTGCTGGATTACCTGCTGGAGCTAGTGCAACACAGCCGGGACAACAGTGAGGGCCTGCTGCCCCTCTCCCCCAGGTGCAGCCGGGCGCTGCTGGCCGCCAGCCGCGCCTGGGCACTGATGGATGGCCGCAGCTTCGCCGTGCCTGACGATGTACAGGCGGTCTTCGCCGCCGTGGCCGGCCACAGGCTGGCCTCCGGTGAACGGGGCAGCTCCGGGGCTCAGCGGCTGCTGGACAGGGTAAATCCCATCCGATGA